One Panicum virgatum strain AP13 chromosome 9K, P.virgatum_v5, whole genome shotgun sequence genomic region harbors:
- the LOC120652156 gene encoding E3 ubiquitin-protein ligase ATL31-like — protein sequence MAPAPPATTWPRRGRAFLRSLVLALAVAARPASSQYVPHPPPGGAAVSSGGDGGGGGTFSLTTSLLFFVGIIAALFTLGFLSAYLRRCSEHTTAADAARRGANAAVAAAAAAAFASAVGGGGRRRPAGLDAAAMEALPVLTYATARAVKAGRGALECAVCLSEFDGAGEKLRLLPGCCHVFHTACIDVWLAAHVTCPVCRADLSDPSVADAGHVLAADLAAQAGSPPTDTVVISLDMEPPPSGSTPGRRQEQDPTSPGEQQQAETAEERVDRYTLRLPERLRREIDEAKRLRRAMSAVTASTALPGASSGRLASAALRTMSAARPSRRWSGVFRALTGARTSEADDHRRVVPLNAGDGEEVEVVVVRDDVGEKYYAHNLTFAGFVIDGDVTAGDWNPEVFQVSTAVPAAPATSRR from the coding sequence atggcgcccgcgccgccggccaccacgtggccgcgccgcggccgcgcatTCCTCCGGTCGCTGGTcctcgcgctcgccgtcgccgcccggccggcctcctcgcAGTACGTCCCGCACCCGCCGCCCGGCGGGGCCGCCGtctccagcggcggcgacggcggaggagggggcacGTTCAGCCTCACCACGTCGCTCCTCTTCTTCGTCGGGATCATCGCCGCGCTCTTCACGCTCGGCTTCCTCTCTGCCTACCTCCGCCGCTGCTCCGAGCACACCACGGCCGcggacgccgcgcgccgcggcgccaacgcggccgtcgcggccgccgcggcggccgcgttcgcgtcggcggtcggcggcggcggcaggaggcgCCCCGCGGGGCTGGACGCCGCGGCGATGGAGGCGCTCCCCGTGCTCACCTACGCCACCGCGCGGGCGGTCAAGGCCGGCCGCGGGGCGCTCGAGTGCGCGGTCTGCCTCTCCGAgttcgacggcgccggcgagaagctccgcctcctccccggcTGCTGCCACGTCTTCCACACCGCGTGCATCGACGTCTGGCTCGCCGCGCACGTCACCTGCCCCGTCTGCCGCGCCGACCTCTCCGACCCGTCCGTCGCGGACGCCGGCCACGTCCTGGCCGCCGACCTCGCTGCCCAGGCGGGATCGCCGCCCACCGACACGGTTGTGATCAGCCTCGACatggagccgccgccgtccgggtCGACGCCAGGACGACGACAGGAACAGGACCCCACGTCGcccggcgagcagcagcaggcggagaCGGCGGAGGAGCGAGTGGACCGGTACACGCTGCGGCTGCCGGAGAGGCTGAGACGGGAGATCGACGAGGCGAAGCGCCTCCGCAGGGCAATGAGCGCGGTGACCGCGTCCACCGCGCTGCCGGGCGCTTCCAGCGGGCggttggcgtcggcggcgctgcGGACAATGTCGGCCGCACGGCCAAGCCGGCGGTGGTCGGGGGTGTTCCGGGCGCTGACGGGGGCGCGGACGAGCGAGGCGGACGATCACCGGAGGGTGGTGCCATTGAATGCCGGCGacggggaggaggtggaggtggtggtggtgcgagACGACGTGGGGGAGAAGTACTACGCGCACAACCTCACGTTCGCGGGGTTCGTCATCGACGGCGACGTCACGGCCGGCGACTGGAACCCGGAGGTCTTCCAGGTCTCGACGGCCGTTCCGGCCGCGCCGGCAACGTCGCGGCGGTGA